A stretch of Mya arenaria isolate MELC-2E11 chromosome 14, ASM2691426v1 DNA encodes these proteins:
- the LOC128216038 gene encoding adipocyte plasma membrane-associated protein-like: MDSGKENHVFPRRLEAVHALWAGIIGIFFCLLTTPIDPLPYTFPYPLPGLEGPLEKNSILQKAERWFDGQIFGPESFTVDENGTLYTGTADGKILQIDIRRKSAVLVVRTGLDSPECGSPEMEPLCGRPKGMKFGPDGKLYVVDSYKGLLRVNIQNKSFEILVANSEGSEGVPFKFLNSLDIDGNGIVYFTDSSDKWQRRDFRYAVLENRAAGRLMRYDPRNGLCSTVLSGLYLANGVSLSRDGTHILVNEMSIARIRRYYLTGEKAGTSDIFIDNLPGYPDNIKPNSRGNLYVGMGSVRFQGSSPIGSFLDIIGPYPKIKQIIAAITPLKAYNAFMPKHALCVEIDSSGKIVSSLHDPGATKIGAVSEVFEFNNTFFIGHFQSPYLGVLNGSIMAGNGE; encoded by the exons ATGGACTCTGGCAAAGAAAACCACGTATTCCCACGCAg GTTGGAAGCTGTTCACGCTTTATGGGCTGGCATTATAGGGATCTTTTTCTGTCTGCTGACCACGCCCATCGACCCTCTTCCATACAC CTTTCCATACCCCTTGCCTGGACTCGAGGGTCCCCTTGAGAAGAATTCGATCTTGCAGAAGGCCGAGCGCTGGTTTGATGGACAGATATTCGGACCAGAGTCCTTCACAGTGGATGAAAATG GAACGTTATACACTGGTACTGCTGACGGGAAGATTCTTCAGATTGACATCCGGCGGAAGTCGGCGGTGCTAGTGGTGCGGACGGGCCTCGACAGCCCGGAATGTGGCTCACCGGAAATGGAGCCTTTATGCGGCCGCCCCAAGGGGATGAAGTTTGGACCGGATGGAAAACTTTATGTGGTGGACTCGTATAAGGGCTTACTTCGAGTGAACatccaaaacaaaagtttcgaGATATTGGTAGCTAATTCAGAAG GGTCGGAAGGAGTGCCGTTCAAGTTTCTCAACAGTTTGGATATTGACGGGAATGGCATTGTCTACTTTACAGACTCCTCCGACAAATGGCAGCGTAGAGACTTCAGATATGCG GTTCTGGAGAATCGGGCTGCAGGACGTCTTATGCGTTATGACCCACGGAATGGCCTCTGTAGCACCGTGCTGTCGGGTCTCTACCTCGCTAACGGCGTTTCTCTGTCCCGGGACGGGACGCACATCCTCGTCAATGAGATGAGTATCGCAAGGATACGAAG atacTACCTGACTGGCGAGAAGGCCGGGACATCCGATATTTTCATTGACAATCTTCCTGGCTACCCCGACAACATAAAGCCCAACTCCAGGGGTAATTTATACGTGGGCATGGGTTCTGTGCGGTTTCAGGGCTCAAGTCCCATCGGCTCATTTCTTGACATCATTGGGCCCTATCCGAAGATCAAGCAAATTATAGCAGCG ATTACTCCGCTGAAAGCCTACAACGCCTTCATGCCAAAGCACGCTCTGTGTGTGGAAATAGATAGTTCCGGGAAGATAGTCAGCAGCCTTCACGACCCGGGAGCAACGAAAATAGGCGCGGTCAGCGAAGTGTTCGAATTTAATAACACGTTTTTCATTGGGCATTTTCAGTCACCATATCTTGGAGTGTTAAATGGTTCAATAATGGCTGGAAACGGTGAATAA
- the LOC128218292 gene encoding uncharacterized protein LOC128218292, which produces MPVAHCPIPGCEYVTEDVEVAIVAALITAHSMVHAPGPSAKIERVKRPTIALAGTSEDWAYFLSRWTDYVAATKLEGRTKVVQLLKCCDEPLRKDLTRTNGNTLTELTADQVLTAIKALAVREENTMVARVNLHNMKQDRDETVRSFGARIRGQAGVCKFYVKCANCASDVNYTDAILRDVLTKGLADPDIQLDLLGDSNQEMNLEDVFKFVEAKEAGKRSASKLLDSNAVAAASSSYRKLKHVNQPTPKDKTETCTYCGTRGHGKSSTSSVRRNECPAYGHICDLCNRNHHIESVCRSKDKPKLNRNINTFSKNSAVFDALCTVNDTFVNAFDDSSTLSESGVERALRIDHHVYDKLSDTWVKKRSASQPFVNVVATVSHDDYSALGFDLKNKCFISATIPAMADTGCQSCLTGLKVLNKLGLRESDLIPVTMNMHTATNVGIKIIGATILRLRATNDTGIPIETRQMTYVCDTTDRMFLSREACSALGIIPDAFPAVGAYAANAVTVNPHPSPLATHPCDCPKRQMPPPPPTRMPFPGTSENLQRLKTFLLDHYSASTFNTCEHQPLPLMDTPPMKLMVDDTAEPIAHHTPIPVPIHWRESVKAGLDQDVRLGVIEPVPIGEPVTWCHRMVICAKKNGEPRRTVDFQALNANATRETHHTQSPFYQARSVPHGKKKTVFDAWNGYHSVPIREEDRHLTTFITPWGRYRYKTAPQGYIASGDGYTRRYDELVSDFPNKTKCVDDVLLWSDSIEESFFQAVRWLDLCGKNGITLNPTKFAFAEDTVEFAGFELTQDNVRPCKKFLRAILDFPTPKNITDIRSWFGLVNQVAYAFSMADKMIPFRQLLKSNVPFRWTEELQDLFEDSKRVIAGEIEMGVRIFDPNKPTCLATDWSKDGIGFFLLQKHCPCPISKPFCCNDGWKITLVGSRFTHSAESRYAPIEGEALAVADALDKARYFVLGCNQLIVAVDHKPLLKVLGDRSLEDISNPRLRNLKEKTLRYKFRIVHIPGVKHRATDCLSRHPTGDPEKMELADDIASVQSLLPIFTHNPSLMNGLRTSDTDLLIDDTVKIAAVSSLNAIQSVTWDRVRAATSSDPDLHTLLGIIESGVPDNRQEIPATLREFFSFSRSLAHGRRSDSLQRSSGHSTIS; this is translated from the coding sequence ATGCCAGTCGCACACTGCCCAATACCAGGATGCGAGTACGTGACGGAGGACGTTGAGGTAGCAATCGTGGCTGCACTTATTACGGCTCATTCCATGGTCCACGCCCCAGGCCCATCCGCCAAAATTGAGAGGGTCAAGCGACCAACAATTGCGTTAGCTGGTACCAGTGAGGACTGGGCTTATTTCTTATCGCGTTGGACAGATTATGTCGCTGCTACCAAACTCGAAGGTCGCACCAAAGTGGTTcagttattaaaatgttgtgaTGAACCTCTCAGAAAGGACTTGACACGTACAAATGGTAACACCCTTACAGAACTTACTGCAGATCAGGTGCTCACAGCCATCAAGGCACTAGCCGTTCGCGAGGAGAATACAATGGTTGCAAGAGTTAATCTACATAACATGAAACAAGATCGTGATGAAACCGTGAGAAGTTTCGGTGCGCGTATACGTGGTCAAGCAGGTGTTTGCAAGTTTTATGTGAAATGTGCCAACTGTGCTTCAGACGTCAATTACACTGACGCCATTCTTCGCGATGTACTCACAAAAGGACTTGCCGACCCAGACATACAGCTAGACCTCCTGGGCGACAGTAACCAGGAGATGAATCTGGAGGACGTGTTTAAGTTCGTAGAAGCGAAAGAGGCGGGAAAGCGCTCAGCTTCGAAACTTTTGGACTCCAATGCAGTGGCAGCTGCAAGCAGCTCTTATCGAAAGCTCAAGCACGTAAATCAGCCGACGCCCAAGGACAAAACAGAAACATGCACATATTGTGGTACCAGAGGTCACGGAAAAAGCTCCACATCTAGTGTTCGACGAAATGAGTGCCCAGCATATGGACACATATGCGACTTGTGTAATCGCAATCATCATATTGAAAGTGTTTGTCGTAGTAAAGATAAGCCTAAACTTAACAGAAACATTAACACATTCTCAAAGAATTCAGCTGTATTTGATGCTTTATGTACTGTTAATGATACTTTTGTTAATGCCTTTGACGATTCTAGCACGTTAAGTGAGTCTGGTGTTGAGCGTGCATTACGCATTGACCACCATGTATATGATAAACTTTCAGACACATGGGTTAAGAAACGATCAGCCTCTCAACcatttgttaatgttgttgCTACAGTTTCTCATGATGATTACTCTGCCCTTGGTTTTgacttgaaaaacaaatgctTTATTTCAGCTACTATACCTGCCATGGCAGATACAGGATGCCAGAGTTGCCTAACTGGTTTGAAAGTCCTCAACAAGCTAGGCCTGCGCGAATCAGACCTCATCCCAGTGACCATGAACATGCATACAGCAACAAATGTTGGAATCAAGATCATCGGTGCTACGATACTCCGCTTGCGTGCCACTAACGATACAGGCATACCGATAGAGACCCGACAGATGACTTACGTATGTGATACCACTGACAGGATGTTCCTCAGCAGAGAAGCCTGCTCAGCACTAGGTATTATTCCCGATGCCTTCCCTGCGGTTGGTGCATACGCAGCAAATGCTGTCACGGTGAATCCCCACCCATCACCATTGGCAACGCATCCATGTGACTGTCCCAAACGCCAAatgccccctccccctcccaCAAGGATGCCATTCCCTGGCACATCTGAGAATTTACAGCGTTTAAAAACCTTCCTCCTAGACCACTACAGTGCTAGTACTTTCAACACATGTGAGCATCAACCACTGCCTTTGATGGACACACCCCCGATGAAACTCATGGTAGACGACACTGCGGAACCCATTGCCCATCATACACCCATACCTGTCCCTATTCACTGGCGTGAGTCGGTCAAGGCCGGTTTAGACCAAGATGTCCGTTTAGGCGTCATAGAGCCAGTCCCAATCGGTGAACCCGTGACATGGTGTCATAGGATGGTCATATGCGCAAAGAAAAACGGTGAGCCTCGCAGGACAGTCGACTTCCAAGCCCTCAATGCTAACGCAACACGTGAAACCCATCATACCCAATCACCATTTTACCAAGCCCGTTCTGTCCCACATGGCAAAAAGAAAACAGTGTTTGATGCTTGGAACGGTTACCACAGTGTACCAATACGCGAAGAAGACCGTCACCTGACGACATTTATCACTCCATGGGGACGATACAGGTATAAAACAGCACCCCAGGGGTACATTGCATCCGGTGACGGATACACACGAAGGTACGATGAACTTGTCTCAGACTTCCCTAACAAGACGAAATGCGTAGATGACGTGTTGCTATGGTCTGATTCCATAGAAGAAAGTTTCTTTCAGGCAGTTCGTTGGTTGGACTTATGTGGCAAGAACGGCATTACCCTAAACCCCACGAAGTTTGCCTTTGCTGAGGACACAGTAGAATTTGCAGGGTTTGAGTTAACACAAGACAACGTCCGTCCATGCAAGAAGTTCCTTCGAGCAATCCTCGACTTTCCAACACCGAAGAATATAACTGACATACGTTCGTGGTTTGGGCTTGTCAATCAAGTTGCGTATGCATTCAGTATGGCCGACAAGATGATACCATTCCGACAACTGTTGAAGTCAAATGTGCCATTCCGCTGGACAGAAGAACTACAAGACTTGTTTGAAGACTCCAAACGCGTCATTGCCGGTGAGATCGAAATGGGTGTTCGAATATTTGATCCTAACAAACCAACGTGCTTGGCAACAGATTGGTCAAAAGATGGCATAGGTTTCTTTCTGCTCCAGAAACACTGTCCCTGTCccatttccaaaccattttgctGCAATGATGGTTGGAAGATTACCCTTGTCGGAAGCCGTTTTACACATAGCGCAGAATCCAGATATGCCCCAATCGAAGGTGAGGCCCTAGCTGTGGCAGATGCTTTAGATAAGGCAAGGTATTTCGTTTTAGGGTGCAATCAATTGATCGTTGCTGTTGACCACAAGCCGTTGCTGAAGGTGCTCGGTGATAGATCTCTTGAGGACATCTCTAACCCACGTCTACGTAACCTGAAAGAAAAGACGCTGCGCTATAAGTTCCGAATAGTCCATATCCCTGGTGTCAAACATCGGGCAACTGACTGTTTATCTCGACACCCGACTGGCGACCCAGAAAAAATGGAACTCGCAGATGATATAGCTTCAGTACAGTCTCTTTTGCCTATTTTCACTCACAACCCTTCGCTGATGAATGGACTTCGTACCTCGGACACAGATTTGCTGATTGACGACACCGTGAAGATTGCAGCAGTTTCTTCATTGAATGCCATTCAATCAGTTACTTGGGATCGCGTTCGCGCTGCCACTTCAAGTGACCCAGATCTGCACACTTTACTGGGTATTATCGAGTCTGGTGTGCCGGACAATCGCCAGGAGATCCCAGCGACACTAAGAGAGTTTTTTTCCTTTTCGAGATCACTTGCACACGGCAGACGGAGTGATTCTCTACAAAGATCGAGTGGTCATTCCACCATCTCTTAG